A single Deinococcus depolymerans DNA region contains:
- the ispD gene encoding 2-C-methyl-D-erythritol 4-phosphate cytidylyltransferase, with protein MRGGHVRVAALIPAAGSGTRLGLGPKAFVPVEGRTLLGRSAAALAPHVHEVLIALPAGLDLPGDVPGRAVVGGDTRQASVLALLRATDADVVLIHDAARPFLPARVIRDLLAAVQDTGAATAALPVADTLVRAGETGGWGQGVPREDLWAVQTPQAFRRAALIAAHEAALADGHAATDDAGLIARTGQPVALVPGDARLLKVTTPGDLLIAQALARVWDSAGVEC; from the coding sequence ATGAGGGGGGGGCACGTGAGGGTCGCGGCGCTGATCCCGGCAGCCGGGTCCGGCACCCGCCTGGGCCTGGGCCCCAAGGCCTTCGTGCCGGTCGAGGGCCGCACGCTGCTGGGCCGCTCGGCCGCCGCGCTCGCCCCACACGTGCACGAGGTCCTGATCGCCCTGCCGGCCGGGCTGGACCTGCCGGGCGACGTGCCGGGCCGCGCCGTGGTGGGCGGCGACACGCGGCAGGCGAGCGTGCTGGCGCTGCTGCGCGCCACGGACGCCGACGTGGTCCTGATTCACGACGCCGCGCGGCCCTTCCTGCCCGCGCGCGTGATCCGCGACCTGCTGGCCGCCGTGCAGGACACGGGAGCCGCGACCGCCGCGCTGCCGGTCGCCGACACGCTGGTCCGCGCCGGCGAGACGGGCGGGTGGGGCCAGGGCGTGCCGCGCGAGGACCTGTGGGCCGTGCAGACGCCGCAGGCCTTCCGCCGCGCGGCCCTGATCGCCGCGCACGAGGCGGCGCTGGCCGACGGTCACGCCGCCACCGACGACGCCGGCCTGATCGCCCGTACCGGGCAGCCGGTCGCGCTGGTGCCGGGGGACGCGCGGCTGCTGAAGGTCACGACGCCCGGCGACCTGCTGATCGCGCAGGCGCTGGCGCGGGTGTGGGACAGCGCGGGTGTGGAATGCTGA
- a CDS encoding UbiX family flavin prenyltransferase, translated as MKLVVGVSGGSGIPYAHAVLQALHDLQVESHLIVSSGAKRVMTAEGSGPQLPDLTALASHVHDDRDLAAGVASGSFRTDGMLVVPCSAGTLAKVAHGFADNLLARAAHVTLKERRPLVLVLREDPLPRPALLNMLAAHDAGATVMTASAGFYHAPRSVDELLHFVTARVLDQFGLDVPGFRRWREDGA; from the coding sequence ATGAAGCTGGTGGTCGGTGTTTCCGGTGGAAGCGGTATTCCGTACGCGCACGCGGTCCTGCAGGCCCTGCATGACCTGCAGGTCGAGTCGCACCTGATCGTGTCCAGCGGTGCCAAGCGGGTCATGACCGCCGAGGGGAGCGGCCCGCAGCTGCCGGACCTGACAGCGCTGGCCTCGCACGTGCATGACGACCGCGACCTCGCGGCGGGCGTGGCGAGCGGGTCGTTCCGGACGGACGGCATGCTGGTCGTGCCGTGCAGCGCGGGCACGCTGGCGAAGGTCGCGCACGGCTTCGCGGACAACCTGCTGGCCCGCGCGGCGCACGTGACCCTCAAGGAGCGCCGGCCGCTGGTGCTGGTGCTGCGCGAGGACCCGCTGCCGCGCCCGGCGCTGCTGAACATGCTCGCCGCGCACGACGCGGGCGCGACCGTCATGACCGCCAGCGCGGGCTTCTACCACGCGCCGCGCAGCGTGGACGAACTGCTGCACTTCGTGACGGCGCGGGTGCTCGACCAGTTCGGGCTGGACGTGCCGGGCTTCCGGCGCTGGCGGGAGGACGGGGCATGA
- a CDS encoding glycerol-3-phosphate acyltransferase: protein MPALILLTSYLLGSLVSGVLYSRARGTDIRGHDLPGASGAYRQYGAAAAALVTGGDLLKGALAALGAQAAAPELAWLAAPGVVLGHCYPVFFGFRGGAGIVPLIGALLVLAPVTLLVTLGVAALVIPAYRAWGQRRVGLNAVPFAAAVAVPAGLLFAARYGGLPELLGGGAVMALRSLHLLRRGGPA from the coding sequence ATGCCCGCGCTGATCCTGCTGACCTCCTACCTGCTGGGTTCACTGGTCTCGGGCGTGCTGTACTCACGCGCCCGGGGCACGGACATCCGCGGGCACGACCTGCCGGGTGCCAGCGGCGCGTACCGGCAGTACGGCGCGGCCGCGGCGGCCCTGGTCACGGGCGGCGACCTGCTCAAGGGCGCGCTGGCCGCCCTGGGCGCGCAGGCGGCCGCGCCGGAGCTGGCGTGGCTGGCCGCGCCGGGCGTGGTGCTGGGCCACTGCTACCCGGTCTTCTTCGGGTTCCGGGGCGGGGCGGGCATCGTGCCGCTGATCGGGGCGCTGCTGGTCCTCGCGCCGGTGACGCTGCTGGTCACGCTGGGCGTGGCGGCGCTGGTGATTCCCGCGTACCGCGCCTGGGGGCAGCGGCGCGTGGGCCTGAACGCCGTGCCGTTCGCGGCGGCGGTGGCCGTCCCGGCCGGCCTGCTGTTCGCGGCGCGCTACGGGGGCCTGCCGGAACTGCTGGGCGGCGGCGCGGTCATGGCGCTGCGCAGCCTGCACCTGCTGCGCCGCGGAGGTCCGGCTTGA
- a CDS encoding HesA/MoeB/ThiF family protein: MTDRPIPGPPVSVIGRTELRRYSRQLLVPEWLEAGAQERLRAATVLIVGAGGLGGPVALALAGAGVGGLVIADDDTVDLSNLHRQTQFTLSDVGRAKAAATAARVQAINPFVSVRTAPRLDAGNVRALLVGADLTVDATDNFETRYLIADTCAALGREWVWGAASGASGMVSVFGPGLGLRDVFPEPGDELSCDEAGVIGPVPTVVGNMMALEALKVLGGVGEPLRGRLWTLDALTGRTRTLALRPA; encoded by the coding sequence ATGACCGACCGACCGATTCCCGGGCCGCCCGTCAGCGTGATCGGGCGGACCGAACTGCGCCGGTACTCCCGGCAGCTGCTGGTGCCCGAGTGGCTGGAGGCCGGCGCGCAGGAGCGCCTGCGGGCCGCGACGGTGCTGATCGTCGGGGCGGGCGGGCTGGGCGGGCCGGTGGCGCTGGCGCTGGCCGGGGCGGGCGTGGGTGGACTGGTCATCGCGGACGACGACACGGTGGACCTGAGCAACCTGCACCGGCAGACGCAGTTCACGCTCTCGGACGTGGGCCGCGCCAAGGCCGCCGCGACGGCCGCGCGCGTGCAGGCCATCAATCCCTTCGTGTCGGTGCGGACCGCGCCGCGCCTGGATGCCGGGAACGTCCGGGCGCTTCTGGTCGGCGCGGACCTCACCGTGGACGCCACCGACAACTTCGAGACGCGGTACCTGATCGCGGACACCTGCGCCGCGCTGGGCCGCGAGTGGGTGTGGGGCGCGGCCAGTGGCGCGAGCGGTATGGTCAGCGTGTTCGGTCCCGGCCTGGGGCTGCGTGACGTGTTCCCGGAGCCGGGAGACGAACTGTCCTGCGACGAGGCGGGCGTGATCGGGCCGGTGCCGACCGTGGTGGGCAACATGATGGCCCTGGAGGCCCTGAAGGTGCTGGGCGGGGTGGGGGAGCCGCTGCGCGGGCGGCTGTGGACCCTGGACGCCCTGACGGGCCGCACCCGCACGCTGGCGCTGCGCCCGGCCTGA
- a CDS encoding HU family DNA-binding protein, with translation MAKSSKPAAKKPATRPAAKATKAAASAVPADAGKIAKTQIIDMVAERTTLNKKQAGEAVGTMVDCVIDALRSGHSVGLPGLGTLSIAQTAARTGVKPGTSERITIPAGKKVRFKVATTLKGSL, from the coding sequence ATGGCCAAGAGCAGCAAGCCCGCCGCGAAGAAGCCCGCCACCCGTCCCGCCGCGAAGGCCACCAAGGCGGCGGCCAGCGCCGTTCCCGCCGACGCCGGGAAGATCGCCAAGACGCAGATCATCGACATGGTCGCCGAACGCACCACCCTGAACAAGAAACAGGCGGGCGAGGCTGTGGGCACCATGGTCGACTGCGTGATCGACGCGCTGCGCAGCGGTCACAGCGTCGGCCTGCCGGGCCTGGGAACCCTCAGCATCGCGCAGACCGCCGCGCGGACCGGCGTGAAACCCGGCACCAGCGAGCGCATCACCATTCCCGCCGGGAAGAAGGTGCGCTTCAAGGTCGCCACGACCCTCAAGGGCAGCCTGTAA
- the pth gene encoding aminoacyl-tRNA hydrolase — MKLVVGLGNPGSGYAHTRHNVGWLVIDEVARRAGAAWRREGKDAEVAEVRLGPGAGEKVLLVRPLTFMNASGRAVAPLMSFYKLEGAALLVVQDDLDSPFGLLRLRMGGRHGGQNGVRDIIRLLGHEAFARLKIGISRPPAGWAVPDWVLSRWRDEEKGDLNELVRLGANAVEVWAASGLAEAQGQFNGTDLRPPPPPKPAAPAPVQATGTTRSAVPDGAAGAGHTGGRVEKTEEG, encoded by the coding sequence GTGAAACTCGTGGTGGGCCTGGGCAATCCGGGAAGTGGGTACGCGCACACGCGGCACAACGTGGGCTGGCTGGTCATCGACGAGGTCGCCCGCCGCGCCGGGGCCGCGTGGCGCAGGGAAGGCAAGGACGCCGAGGTGGCCGAGGTGCGCCTGGGGCCAGGGGCGGGCGAGAAGGTGCTGCTGGTCAGGCCGCTGACGTTCATGAACGCCTCCGGCCGGGCGGTCGCGCCGCTGATGTCCTTCTACAAACTGGAGGGCGCGGCCCTGCTGGTCGTGCAGGACGACCTGGACAGTCCCTTCGGGCTGCTGCGGCTGCGCATGGGCGGGCGGCACGGCGGGCAGAACGGCGTGCGGGACATCATCCGGCTGCTGGGCCACGAGGCCTTCGCGCGCCTGAAGATCGGCATCTCGCGCCCGCCCGCCGGCTGGGCGGTGCCGGACTGGGTGCTCAGCCGCTGGCGGGACGAGGAGAAGGGCGACCTGAACGAACTCGTGCGGCTGGGCGCGAACGCCGTGGAGGTCTGGGCGGCGTCCGGGCTGGCCGAGGCGCAGGGGCAGTTCAACGGCACGGACCTGCGCCCGCCGCCCCCTCCGAAACCCGCGGCCCCGGCACCTGTCCAGGCCACGGGGACCACGCGGTCAGCCGTGCCGGATGGAGCGGCGGGAGCGGGGCATACTGGCGGGCGTGTCGAAAAAACAGAAGAAGGCTGA
- a CDS encoding M42 family metallopeptidase — MAERVMISAHMDEIGFLVRFIDDRGFLRVQALGGFDTRNLFARDVTVHARGGALPGILTPGGKPVHIATPEERKKIPEVKEFFIDLGLDADEVRAQVRIGDMVTLDQSARRVGRLVCGKAMDDRASVFLLLETLRALRGQDLRHELIAVFSTQEEVGLRGAVTAAYAVEPTVGIGLDVTLAVDTPGVPAEDAVTQLGQGIGIKVFDSTMISHRALVDRFWNLAQARGIPAQLEVLSLGGTDGAAIQRSRGGVPTLTLSLPTRYIHTVVEAVHETDLRAGVDLLVAYLR; from the coding sequence GTGGCCGAGCGCGTCATGATCAGCGCCCACATGGACGAGATCGGGTTCCTGGTGCGCTTCATCGACGACCGGGGGTTCCTGCGCGTGCAGGCGCTGGGCGGCTTCGATACCCGCAACCTGTTCGCGCGTGACGTCACCGTCCACGCGCGGGGCGGGGCGCTGCCCGGCATCCTGACGCCCGGCGGGAAGCCCGTGCACATCGCGACGCCCGAGGAACGCAAGAAGATCCCGGAAGTCAAGGAGTTCTTCATCGACCTGGGCCTGGACGCCGACGAGGTCCGCGCGCAGGTGCGGATCGGGGACATGGTCACGCTGGACCAGTCGGCCCGCCGGGTCGGGCGGCTGGTGTGCGGCAAGGCCATGGACGACCGCGCCAGCGTGTTCCTGCTGCTCGAGACGCTGCGCGCCCTGCGCGGCCAGGACCTGCGGCACGAACTGATCGCGGTGTTCAGCACCCAGGAGGAGGTCGGGCTGCGCGGCGCGGTCACCGCCGCGTACGCCGTGGAACCCACGGTCGGGATCGGCCTGGACGTGACGCTGGCCGTGGACACGCCCGGCGTGCCCGCCGAGGACGCCGTGACGCAGCTTGGTCAGGGCATCGGCATCAAGGTCTTCGATTCGACCATGATCTCGCACCGCGCGCTCGTCGACCGTTTCTGGAACCTGGCGCAGGCCAGGGGCATTCCCGCGCAGCTGGAAGTGCTGTCCCTGGGCGGCACGGACGGCGCGGCCATCCAGCGCAGCCGGGGCGGCGTGCCCACCCTGACCCTCAGCCTCCCCACCCGCTACATCCACACGGTCGTGGAGGCCGTCCACGAGACCGACCTGCGCGCCGGCGTGGACCTGCTGGTCGCGTACCTGCGCTGA
- a CDS encoding DUF4126 domain-containing protein yields the protein MELLSGLLSSLGLSGAAGLNAFVPLLLVGLLSRFGVLGLNEPFDLLGNTWVLVGVGVLGLLDFVGDKIPGVDHALHLLGGVVNTAAGAVLFAAQSGVADVPPALSMALGLIVAGGVHATRTAIRPVATATTGGLGNPVVSGVEDGTSLLLSVLAVFVPVLGALALAALGVLGVRFWLGVRGRRVL from the coding sequence ATGGAACTGCTCTCCGGTCTGCTGTCCTCGCTGGGCCTGTCGGGCGCGGCGGGCCTGAACGCCTTCGTGCCGCTGCTGCTGGTGGGGCTGCTCTCACGCTTCGGGGTGCTGGGCCTGAACGAGCCGTTCGACCTGCTGGGCAACACCTGGGTGCTGGTGGGCGTCGGCGTGCTGGGCCTGCTGGATTTCGTGGGTGACAAGATTCCGGGCGTGGACCACGCGCTGCACCTGCTGGGCGGCGTGGTGAACACGGCGGCGGGCGCGGTGCTGTTCGCAGCCCAGTCCGGCGTGGCCGACGTGCCCCCGGCCCTGAGCATGGCGCTGGGCCTGATCGTGGCGGGCGGCGTGCACGCCACGCGCACCGCGATCCGCCCGGTCGCGACCGCCACGACCGGCGGACTGGGAAACCCGGTGGTCAGCGGGGTCGAGGACGGGACCAGCCTGCTGCTCAGCGTGCTGGCCGTGTTCGTGCCGGTGCTGGGGGCGCTGGCCCTGGCGGCGCTGGGCGTGCTGGGCGTGCGTTTCTGGCTGGGTGTGCGCGGCCGCCGCGTCCTCTGA
- a CDS encoding P-II family nitrogen regulator yields the protein MKMITAVIRPERVQQVKEALFQAGISGITLSRVSGHGGEQEIVEHYRGTRVMVEFRDKVEVRMAVSEPFVQAAIDAICRGARTGEVGDGKIFVQPLERVVRIRTGEQDAAALTPVTETRLTPA from the coding sequence ATGAAAATGATCACGGCCGTCATCAGGCCCGAACGGGTCCAGCAGGTCAAGGAGGCGCTGTTCCAGGCCGGCATCAGCGGCATCACCCTCTCGCGCGTCAGCGGGCACGGCGGCGAGCAGGAGATCGTCGAGCACTACCGCGGCACGCGGGTCATGGTGGAATTCCGCGACAAGGTCGAGGTCCGCATGGCCGTCAGCGAACCCTTCGTGCAGGCCGCCATCGACGCCATCTGCCGCGGGGCCCGCACCGGCGAGGTCGGTGACGGCAAGATCTTCGTGCAGCCGCTCGAACGGGTCGTGCGTATCCGTACCGGCGAGCAGGACGCCGCCGCCCTCACCCCCGTCACCGAGACCCGCCTCACGCCCGCCTGA
- a CDS encoding ammonium transporter: MTHLRKTLPLALLLGGAALAQTEAPKLDTGDTAWMIVASALVLLMTPGLAFFYGGLSRAQSVLNTMMMSVVCIGLIGVLWMLGGYSIAFASGGNAFFSGLANAGFNGLAGQLTGTIPSYIFAAFQAMFAIIAVALISGAVIERMRFGAFVLFGGLWSLLIYAPLAHWVWNADGWLFKMGALDFAGGTVIHIAAGVSGLVAASVLGARLGFPRTAHVPHNVPFVLLGAGLLWFGWMGFNAGSALAANQTAALAFMTTLVAPAAAMLTWLGLESVRNGKPTAVGAATGLVVGLVAITPACAYVSPAASVIVGVLGAAASFAAVQLKNRMKADDALDVFACHGVAGIVGALLTGALAWTTGAGKPVGEQLVIQIIGVAAAVAWTGLGTFVLLKLVGLVTPLRVPVSQEIAGIDISAHSEQGYSDSETGLGAPVFVGGD; encoded by the coding sequence ATGACCCACCTCCGCAAGACCCTCCCGCTGGCCCTGCTGCTGGGCGGCGCGGCCCTCGCGCAGACCGAGGCGCCCAAACTCGACACCGGCGACACCGCCTGGATGATCGTCGCCTCCGCCCTGGTCCTGCTGATGACCCCGGGCCTCGCGTTCTTCTACGGCGGCCTCAGCCGCGCCCAGAGCGTCCTGAACACCATGATGATGAGCGTCGTGTGCATCGGCCTGATCGGCGTGCTGTGGATGCTCGGCGGGTACTCGATCGCCTTCGCCAGCGGCGGGAACGCCTTCTTCAGCGGACTTGCGAACGCGGGCTTCAACGGCCTGGCAGGGCAGCTGACCGGCACCATCCCCAGTTACATCTTCGCGGCCTTCCAGGCGATGTTCGCGATCATCGCCGTCGCCCTGATCAGCGGCGCCGTGATCGAGCGGATGCGCTTCGGGGCGTTCGTGCTGTTCGGCGGCCTGTGGAGCCTGCTGATCTACGCCCCACTGGCCCACTGGGTCTGGAACGCGGACGGCTGGCTGTTCAAGATGGGCGCGCTGGACTTCGCGGGCGGCACCGTCATCCACATCGCCGCCGGGGTGTCGGGCCTGGTCGCCGCCTCGGTGCTGGGCGCCCGCCTCGGCTTCCCCAGGACCGCGCACGTGCCCCACAACGTTCCCTTCGTGCTGCTGGGCGCGGGCCTGCTGTGGTTCGGCTGGATGGGCTTCAACGCCGGCAGCGCACTGGCCGCCAACCAGACGGCCGCGCTGGCCTTCATGACCACGCTGGTCGCCCCGGCCGCCGCCATGCTCACCTGGCTGGGCCTGGAAAGCGTCCGCAACGGGAAACCCACCGCCGTGGGCGCCGCCACCGGCCTGGTCGTGGGGCTGGTGGCCATCACGCCCGCCTGCGCCTATGTCAGCCCCGCCGCCTCGGTGATCGTGGGGGTGCTGGGTGCCGCCGCGAGCTTCGCTGCCGTGCAGCTGAAAAACCGCATGAAGGCCGACGACGCCCTGGACGTCTTCGCCTGCCACGGCGTCGCCGGGATCGTGGGCGCCCTGCTGACCGGCGCGCTGGCCTGGACGACCGGTGCGGGCAAGCCCGTGGGAGAGCAGCTGGTCATCCAGATCATCGGGGTCGCGGCCGCCGTCGCCTGGACCGGGCTGGGGACCTTCGTCCTGCTGAAACTGGTGGGGCTGGTCACGCCGCTGCGCGTGCCGGTCAGTCAGGAGATCGCCGGGATCGACATCAGCGCCCACAGCGAGCAGGGATACTCCGACAGCGAGACCGGCCTGGGTGCGCCCGTCTTCGTCGGCGGCGACTGA
- a CDS encoding V-type ATPase subunit subunit G family protein, whose protein sequence is MDVSSRVLSELASREAALDAQIEAARAQAQATVEAAEAEAAGILREAEARAKAMQAEHEQTLAAEVQQIRAQASASAQQQAQAIRARAEAKLGQAVDTIMRAVLP, encoded by the coding sequence TTGGACGTCTCAAGTCGAGTCTTAAGTGAACTGGCCAGCCGTGAAGCGGCGCTGGACGCGCAGATCGAAGCCGCCCGCGCACAGGCGCAGGCGACCGTGGAGGCAGCCGAAGCGGAAGCCGCCGGCATCCTCCGCGAAGCCGAGGCCCGCGCGAAAGCCATGCAGGCCGAGCACGAGCAGACGCTCGCCGCAGAGGTGCAGCAGATCCGCGCCCAGGCCAGCGCCAGCGCACAGCAGCAGGCGCAGGCCATCCGCGCCCGCGCCGAGGCCAAACTGGGCCAGGCCGTGGACACCATCATGAGGGCGGTGCTTCCGTGA
- a CDS encoding V-type ATP synthase subunit I gives MINPMQQVVIATRKRDSEAVIAALQNAGVLHLKPITGGPLNTGTLAGPDAQSRREDERLLARAESTIAELGSYRPAPAPLPAEGSWADLIEQAAVPVSALARTRQELQADLDAEAAYGQAVRALARLAGGLDRSHRVATVPFLLQPTDNVAELEAALNEGLRDRHALATETVGQNRVGLIATLRSDRDAARAALGKVRLGELRLPGRFDSMSLSDAAAQMDQITQTGETRQRELTTERDRLAQAHAPTLYAIRDALKDRVAIHDVRAVSARGKYSLALQGYVPEDRIAALKGALGTFGDAVSYELHPVDDHHDALVPVELKNNSYVKPFQTVMGLMTPPKYGTFDPTWVVALFFPLFFGIIMADIGYGLLFLWFGMWLLGKARRNEGWNLSFFGAFVPPATLKDLGFVTNVMAAWTILWGFLTGEFFGTLLEHLHFFYINPELLNSLWSWTGVTYPIEEGVKHYGVIPIVFPRLETGYFSNVALVFALCFGILQVLWAWAIRIQQGVKHKDSTHTWEGVALFGGVLALIMLAFATKAGKDFSAFTDFSDPRILVMYAGFAAFIVGWLRVIKHYPLLPVELLSQGGAVVSYARIFAVGLVSAILAKLCTDLGWSLGETLGFIGILIGVLLGIVLHFFVLALTLIGHILQPLRLHMVEFLNPTGFNADSSPRYNPLRRLSPTQGQVK, from the coding sequence GTGATCAACCCCATGCAGCAGGTCGTGATCGCCACGCGCAAACGCGACAGCGAAGCCGTCATTGCGGCCCTGCAGAACGCCGGGGTGCTGCACCTCAAGCCCATCACGGGCGGTCCACTGAACACCGGGACCCTGGCTGGACCAGACGCCCAGAGCCGCCGCGAGGACGAGCGCCTGCTCGCCCGCGCCGAGAGCACCATCGCGGAACTCGGCAGCTACCGACCCGCCCCCGCGCCCCTGCCCGCCGAGGGCAGCTGGGCCGACCTGATCGAACAGGCCGCCGTGCCGGTCTCGGCCCTGGCCCGCACCCGCCAGGAACTGCAGGCCGACCTGGACGCCGAGGCAGCCTACGGCCAGGCCGTGCGCGCCCTGGCACGCCTGGCCGGCGGCCTGGACCGCAGCCACCGCGTGGCGACCGTGCCGTTCCTGCTGCAACCCACCGACAACGTCGCTGAACTCGAAGCGGCGCTGAACGAGGGCCTGCGGGACCGTCACGCCCTGGCCACCGAGACGGTCGGCCAGAACCGCGTGGGCCTGATCGCGACCCTCCGCTCGGACCGCGACGCCGCGCGCGCCGCGCTGGGCAAGGTCCGCCTCGGCGAACTGCGCCTCCCGGGCCGCTTCGACAGCATGAGCCTCAGCGACGCCGCCGCGCAGATGGACCAGATCACCCAGACCGGGGAGACCCGCCAGCGTGAACTGACCACCGAACGCGACCGGCTCGCGCAGGCGCACGCCCCCACGCTGTACGCCATCCGCGACGCCCTGAAAGACCGCGTCGCCATTCACGACGTCCGCGCCGTGTCCGCCCGTGGCAAGTACAGCCTCGCGCTGCAGGGCTACGTCCCGGAAGACCGGATCGCTGCCCTGAAAGGCGCGCTCGGGACCTTCGGTGACGCCGTCAGCTACGAACTGCACCCGGTCGACGATCACCACGACGCGCTCGTGCCGGTCGAACTGAAGAACAACAGCTACGTCAAGCCCTTCCAGACCGTGATGGGCCTGATGACGCCGCCCAAGTACGGCACCTTCGACCCCACCTGGGTCGTGGCGCTGTTCTTCCCGCTGTTCTTCGGGATCATCATGGCCGACATCGGCTACGGCCTGCTGTTCCTGTGGTTCGGCATGTGGCTGCTCGGCAAGGCCCGGCGCAACGAAGGCTGGAACCTCAGCTTCTTCGGCGCGTTCGTGCCGCCCGCCACCCTCAAGGACCTGGGCTTCGTGACGAACGTCATGGCCGCCTGGACCATCCTGTGGGGCTTCCTGACCGGCGAGTTCTTCGGCACCCTGCTCGAGCACCTGCACTTCTTCTACATCAACCCCGAACTGCTCAACTCCCTGTGGAGCTGGACCGGCGTGACCTACCCCATCGAGGAAGGCGTCAAGCACTACGGCGTGATCCCGATCGTGTTCCCCCGCCTGGAAACCGGCTACTTCAGCAACGTCGCGCTGGTGTTCGCGCTGTGCTTCGGCATCCTGCAGGTCCTGTGGGCCTGGGCGATCCGCATCCAGCAGGGCGTCAAGCACAAGGACAGCACCCACACCTGGGAAGGCGTCGCGCTGTTCGGCGGCGTGCTGGCCCTGATCATGCTGGCCTTCGCCACCAAGGCCGGGAAGGACTTCAGCGCCTTCACGGACTTCAGTGACCCCCGCATCCTGGTCATGTACGCCGGCTTCGCCGCGTTCATCGTCGGCTGGCTGCGCGTCATCAAGCACTACCCGCTGCTGCCGGTCGAACTGCTCTCGCAGGGCGGCGCGGTGGTCAGTTACGCCCGTATCTTCGCGGTCGGCCTGGTGTCCGCCATCCTGGCGAAACTCTGCACCGACCTCGGCTGGAGCCTCGGCGAGACGCTGGGCTTCATCGGTATCCTGATCGGCGTGCTGCTGGGCATCGTCCTGCACTTCTTCGTGCTGGCCCTGACCCTGATCGGCCACATCCTGCAACCCCTGCGTCTTCACATGGTCGAGTTCCTCAACCCGACCGGTTTCAACGCTGATTCCAGCCCCCGCTACAACCCCCTTCGTCGCCTCAGCCCCACCCAGGGGCAGGTTAAATAA
- a CDS encoding V-type ATP synthase subunit K yields the protein MTKYNKIVVASLVLALATSGLAQEGAAAAGSNADNMYQGLRAIGAGLALGLGAIGTGIAQARIGSSLVGAVAEDPSKAGSLLLYFLLPETLVIFGFLALFILN from the coding sequence ATGACCAAGTACAACAAGATCGTCGTCGCTTCCCTCGTCCTCGCCCTCGCCACCAGCGGTCTCGCCCAGGAAGGCGCTGCAGCCGCCGGCAGCAACGCTGACAACATGTACCAGGGTCTGCGCGCCATCGGCGCCGGCCTGGCCCTCGGCCTCGGCGCCATCGGCACCGGCATCGCCCAGGCCCGCATCGGCTCCAGCCTCGTCGGCGCCGTCGCCGAGGACCCCAGCAAGGCCGGCAGCCTGCTGCTGTACTTCCTGCTGCCCGAAACCCTGGTCATCTTCGGCTTCCTTGCGCTGTTCATCCTGAACTGA
- a CDS encoding V-type ATP synthase subunit E → MALDKLLENEAQAEIERIRADAQARAEQIVAGAHERARTLIESRTRQLDNQRQAELVRARSAADLDSNAQRLTSSDTLQAQAFQVSEQYLHSSVTSPEYPQILAKLISEALQVLPNAEAVEASLNEHDAVRQALAQLGRTLDIRVNDQVKTGVRLVGPGGKSSIQNTLTGRLDRVRGELAPQISRLLAE, encoded by the coding sequence ATGGCGCTCGACAAGCTCCTCGAAAACGAAGCCCAGGCCGAAATCGAGCGCATCCGCGCCGACGCGCAGGCCCGCGCCGAGCAGATCGTCGCCGGCGCCCACGAACGCGCCCGGACGCTCATCGAGAGCCGCACCCGCCAGCTGGACAACCAGCGGCAGGCGGAACTCGTGCGCGCCCGCAGCGCCGCGGACCTGGACAGCAACGCCCAGCGCCTGACCTCCTCCGACACCCTGCAGGCCCAGGCCTTCCAGGTTTCCGAGCAGTACCTGCACTCCAGCGTCACCTCGCCCGAGTACCCGCAGATCCTGGCGAAACTGATCAGCGAGGCCCTGCAGGTCCTGCCGAACGCCGAGGCGGTCGAGGCCAGCCTGAACGAACACGACGCCGTCCGTCAGGCGCTCGCCCAGCTGGGCCGCACCCTGGACATCCGCGTGAACGATCAGGTCAAGACCGGCGTGCGCCTGGTCGGCCCCGGCGGCAAGTCCAGCATCCAGAACACCCTCACCGGCCGACTGGACCGCGTGCGCGGTGAACTCGCGCCGCAGATCAGCCGACTGCTGGCCGAGTAA